Genomic segment of Kibdelosporangium phytohabitans:
CGACGGTGTGCAGGCGGTTGGCGGCCTCGTGGGCCTGCGACCGCAACGACTCGGCGAATCCCTTGACCGAGTCCAGTTCCCCGGTCAGCGCCTGCAGGTCGGTGTGGTCCCGGAACGTCACCACGGCGCCGTGCGCGGGCACTTCGGACTTGTTGACCACGAGCACGCTCCGGTCGGTGACGTGGATCTCGTCGCGGACCGGCCCGCCGGACACCAGGCTGTCCACAAGGGACGAGGGCAGTCCCAGTGAGGACAACGGCTTGCCTTCGACGTCCTCGGCCACCCCGAGGAGCTCCCTGCCCGCGTCGTTGCACAGGGTCACCACGCCGTTGCGGTCGAGCAGCAGCAGTCCCTCGTGCACCGCGTGCAGGATCGACTCGTGGTAGTCGATCATCCGGCCGAGCGCGGCCGGGCCCATCCTCCTGGTCTGCCGCCGCACCCGCGCGCTGACGAAGTACGTGCCGATCAGGCCGACACCCAGCGCCGCCGCCGCGACGAGCACCACGGCGACCAGCCTGCTGGACAGCTCGTCGGCGATCGCCGCGACCGTGATCCCGACAGCCACCATCGCGACCACACGATCGGCTGAAAAAACCGGGACGACCGCACGGACCGACGGCCCCAGCGTGCCGACGAAGGTCTCGGTCAGCACCCGCCCTTCCAGGGCGTCGCGCGTGTTGCCGAGGAACTGCCTGCCGATCTCCTGCGGATTCGGGTGCGTGTACCTGGTCCCGTCGGTTTTCATGATCGTGATGAAGTCGACGCCCGTGTCGTGCCGGACGGCCTCGGCGAACGGCTGCAGCGTGGTGCTCGGATTCGGCGTCGCCAGGGCGTTGACCAGCGTGGGAGCGTCCGCGACGGACTTGGCGACC
This window contains:
- a CDS encoding sensor histidine kinase, whose amino-acid sequence is MREWSLARQLLVLQVVIVAVIVGGGSILAYLDAARNTEDTARREVVAVAKSVADAPTLVNALATPNPSTTLQPFAEAVRHDTGVDFITIMKTDGTRYTHPNPQEIGRQFLGNTRDALEGRVLTETFVGTLGPSVRAVVPVFSADRVVAMVAVGITVAAIADELSSRLVAVVLVAAAALGVGLIGTYFVSARVRRQTRRMGPAALGRMIDYHESILHAVHEGLLLLDRNGVVTLCNDAGRELLGVAEDVEGKPLSSLGLPSSLVDSLVSGGPVRDEIHVTDRSVLVVNKSEVPAHGAVVTFRDHTDLQALTGELDSVKGFAESLRSQAHEAANRLHTVVSLIELDRTGEAVRFATEELQIAQQLTDRVVGSVREPVLAALLLGKMAEASERGVELVITPDTHIEETALPGRDLVTILGNLIDNAFDAAIEGDEAPKVHVTVRSADPGVLIRVADTGPGLDEDASRAAFTRGWSTKDSSRGLGLALVGQAVRRYGGTIELGQEIGAVFTVRLPAGGQPEPAPHPRDGR